From the genome of Oryza glaberrima chromosome 1, OglaRS2, whole genome shotgun sequence:
TGACATTATATGCAACACTTGGAGGCATGTGAGGCGTTGTATTGATTGAGGGGCGATGGACGTTATTATTGGGAGATTTTCGAACCGCAAATCCTGTAGAGATTGCAGTTCCCCAAGCCACTCCGGCAGCACGCAAAGATTTTTGCAGCGATCTATGGCCAGCCTATGGAGGCAGGTGAGGCTCCGCATGCTCTCGGGCAAATACCTAAGGTCCCTGCACTCGGATATTTCCAATGTACGAAGTCCAGTGAGGTGCCGCAGCATCTCCCAGCCAGATGACGAGCCTATCAGTCGACCAAGTTTTAACTCCGTGAGGTGGGGATACTTCACATCCACAATACAGGACGAAGATGAAGACTCATTGCCATGACCATGAGCTGCATGATGCGGATGGAAGAAGCATCCTGAGGAAAGCAATTGCTCATGGCTTCCTTCCAATGTAAGATTCTTCAGAGAATCTGGAAAGTATGGCTTCACTATCAATCTTGGACAGTCACTTATTACTAGAGTGGAGAGGTCAGGGAAACAGCACTGCACTtggtcttcttcctccctatTTTCTAATCCAATTGTGGTAGTAAGCAATTCTATCAACTTAGGCATTTCTCTCAGCTCAAGAGTCTTTATCCTAGGTAAATCCGCAAGTCCCCATAGGTGCTCCAAGTTTGGTAAGTTTACCAACACTAGTTTAGTCAGTTGGCAGAATTGAGGTGGATTGCTCTGCTTTAGCATATGCATGTATTTCAGATCACAAGAATCCCATTGCTTTGTCATCCAACGTGGTAATTGGAGACCCCTATAGCCAATAACTGTGAGCTCCTCAATTTCCAATGGTGGTTCAAGATTGTTGAGCAAATCCAGATCGTTTTTCATATTCAATAACTCTTCTTCTGTCCTTTCTTCAACAGAAAGCTTTTCTTCCATATGTCTAGCCCCAAACTCCCACCTTGAAGACCAATCCAATGACAACTTCCGTATGTCATTCTTTCTCTTCAAGTGAACCATTTCTGCATCAAATGGATCCTTCacatgtttaatattttttatctgcAATTCTCCATTAAGCTTATCAAGCTTTTCAAGCTCTGAGATCCTTGCATGCTTAGTCCTATCTCCTATAACAAACAAGCCCAACTGCTGTACACGAATCAGTTGCCCACAACCTGCTGGCAGGCCACGCAATCTCTTGCATCTCTCTAGATTCAAAACTTCAAGCTTTTTCAAGGCCCCTATGCCTTCAGGCAATTCTCTAAGCTTAGTACAAGATGAAAGGTCTAGATATTGTAGATGACCCAATAGAGTGATGCACTGTGGCAGGTGTTCTAGAGCCCAACAATCTGTTAAAGTGATGGTCCGTAAGTTGCGAAGCTTCCCAAAGGGTTCTGACGGGAGCAGTTGCCGCAAATCTGTGCAGCACACAACACTAAGGACCCTtaaattttctaatttttcaatGGAATTTGGCATATCTTTGATATCACAACTGTGTATGTATAAGCTTCCAAGATTATCACAATCACCGATAGACTGAGGTAAACTCCTGACATTCCAAGCACAATCTAATTCTAGAGTTCTAAGCTTCTTAACCTTACCAATAGACTCAGGTAAATTTGCAAGTCTGGTGCAGTTTATCACATGAAGAGCCTGCAAGTTCCAACAATGTGAGATAGCGTCTGGGAGTGCTTCACAATCAACATTGCTGATTTCAAGATAGCCCATGTATTCAAAGTTGGATACGAACAGAGGCAATGAATCAATATTTATATACTTCAATATAACAGAGCGGATGCAACGCTGCTTTTTCATAGTCTTTTTAGATGCAAGTTTACACCTAGAAACATAGAATGCACGGACCTTGCCATATAGTTTCCTATCAACCTTCCCACTGCATGAAGTCAAAGATAAATATCTGCACTTCTTTGTTTGATCAATAGTTTCTATCTTGGACACAAATTCATCCTGTAAAATTTTTCTACTGAGATCATGAACAAGGTCATGCATTTTGCATGTCACTTTGTCACGGCCAAGCTGGAAATGGTCTTCATCTTGATCTTGAAGAAAACCCACTTTCAGAAGGGAATCAAAGTAGCCAATTCCAACATCTTCTGGTTGTTGAGCCTGGTTTGTCGGGATGAAGCCATGAGCGATCCATTGGGAAATCAAAAGGCGCCTGGTGATTACATAGCCTCTTGGAAATATAGAGCAATGTATAAAGCATTGCTTTAGATGACGCGGTAAATGAAAATAACTCAACGATAAGCAAGCAAATACTTTACTTTCTTTATCCTCAACATCTAACAAATTACTATCTCTGATGGATTGCCATTCTTCTATTCCTTTCATTCCACGGAGGACACCTGCAAGAACTTTAATTGCAAGCGGCACACCACTGCATTTCTTCACAATTTCTGTCCCGACTTGTACGAATTCAGGGTCCAAACCGATCGCAGCGCTTCCTAAATTTTGCTCGAACACTTTCCAGCTGTCGTCCTCAGACAAGAATGGCATGTCAAATGTATATGTAGAATCTACCGCTTCCGCAACTTTTCTACTACGAGTAGTGAGTAAAATGCTACTTCCAGGAGCACCACTCTTCAGATGTACCATGAATTGCTCCCAGTGAGTGTGGTCTTCCGTCCAAACGTCATCCATTACAACTAGGAACTTCTTCCCAGCCAGCTTGTCTGAGATTGTTCTGCTCACATGCTGCAATGGGAGATGGTTAGGCTTGTCTCCAGCAATAGCTTCATACAACttctcgacaagcttctcaacaTCAAATTCTCATGACACATGAACCCACAGTATAAGTTCAAAATGCTGCTTTATTGTGTTACCATCGTTAAAGACTAGCTTCGCGAGAGTAGTTTTGCCGGAGCCGCCTAATCCAATGACTGAAATAATTTTTATGTTTTGTTGAATACTAGACTCTGTCAGCTTAGATATCACCCAGTTCTTCTCTTTGTCCCTCCCAAATATTGATGTCTCATCCACGATAGTCCAATGAGGCACCTCCCCAATTGTCTTGCTTATATGCTGAGCAGGACGATCCACGGGTATACTATTTGCTATTGTGCTGTAGCAACTTCTTCCCTTCACAATTTCATCAAATCTCTTCTTTATTGCCTTGATTTTGTGAGCTGTCTTGAATTCGAAGACAACTGATTTTGGTTTTGTCCAGAAGTGCTTGACGATAACATTCTTGACACCAACAACATTTTCTTCATGTTTCTCAGCCTCAATATGGAACTCATGGACCAAATCTTCAGCATCGTACGCTGCGTCTTTCAGTTTTTTTAGCCAATTAGACGATCGGTCATTCCTCATAGCTTTATCACCTACTGTTTGTAACCAATTGTTGATCTCCTCAACTAGATCCTGGAGTTCCTGAAGATCTTTGGTCACACCTGCCATAGAGCTAAACTCTTTGATCACCAGTGGAGCTAAATTATTACCCACAATATTCAATATCCCAGATACTAACGATGCTTCCATTCCACCATCTATCTTTTGCTCGTAACCTGAAAATTAATTTGAAATAAGCCATTAACCTTTAGAGAGGAATATAATACAAGCTGTGCTATTGGATTTTGTAAGTGCATGATTATCTACTTCGTATgataaaaacatattaaatatcCTTAGAACGCTCTTAAGCTGTCACATGTCAAGCCTCCAAATATCATTAAAATATCCtataaattctaagaaaaaaatatagcataTGCCAATCGATTTATCTTAATATGGTGGACACATTACATAGACCATTAGATCTATCCttacaaaaaataaagaaaccCAGTAACACATATCTCTATCTTTGGCCTCCACTCTGGTTccttgcacaacacaactctgTACAACAACtttggctgtgttcgggagtgagggttgggaaccctcaatctacggcacgcaaaacgaagcagcgtttagcgcgtgattaattaagttttagctattttttttaaaaaaggattaatatgattttttaagcaacttttatatagaaactttttgcaaaaaacacaccgtttagcagtttgaaaagcgtgcgcgtggaaaacgaggaggGAGAGTTGAGAACGGCTGAGAATGAACGCAGCCATAGAGCCAGAACAACCTACATagacatcttaaaaaaaaagctacatgCCGAAATCCCATTGGGGCGGGATCCCTTTGTCCTCTGCCTATCCAAGGAAGTCGCAAGAGCTGAATGCGGCCAACGACGGCAACTTCCAGTGCGGGCCGTGGAGGAGTACCTCCTCAGCGAGAGGAGGATGCggccactactacaaaaatgattttattggaCAAGACCCAACATAAATTGCAGACGGACAGTAAGAGACAACGTCTGTGAAAATCGACTtccattttcgcatacggcttcTTAAGATACCCGTAGgccaaaatcaattttcgcaaaCGGGTCTCACAgggagccgcatgcaaaaataagccTATTCTTGCAGACGAACCTATTAAGTGATTgcatgtgaaaatatattttcacagaCGGACCTcttaagaggaccgcatgcgaaaatagcaCACTCATTTTCGTAGatttttctcccctcctctctctttccctcctcatcacttcaaatttttagacctctcccccctctctctctcccaaatcatatattttcctcttctctctctcatctctattttcctctcctctcctctcctctgatctctccttttctcctctctttgcCTCTCACTGagagctggagcggcggcgcgtgcgtgACGGCTGGCGATGACGGCGAGCGGCACCGACGAGGTGGTGAGGCCGGGGGTGGGCagctgccatcgccgccgatGAGGAAGCGGCCGGGAGCAGCGCCGCCCCGAGTGGATTTGGCGGGCTTGTCCCCTCGCAGATCCGGCGCCGGGGCCCTCCTTCGCACGGATATGCCGCCGGCAACGACAGTGGGTGGTGGGGGCGACGGATCCGACAACgacgggggcggcggcagcggtgccgCCCCGCATGGATCCGGTGCGGGGAACGGTGGGCtcgggcagcagcagcggctgtCGCCGCATGCGGATCCTACTCCAGCGATGACTACAGTGGGGCGGTGGGGCCGGCGAATCCAACAACGATGGCGGACGGTGGCAGTGCCGTCCGCCCCGCACGGATCCCGTGCCAGCGATGACTACGGCGGGCGGTGGGGATGGCGGATCCACCGGCGGCGGGCATTTtgggttttttatttttatttttttcgtgattttgttgtttttgcatgcggccgACACAACCGTATGAAAATCTGGATTTTCGCAGACCTTTTGGCGCATGctgtccgcatgcaaaaatcagtTTTAGCCGTATGCAAACCGAATATGTAGTAGTGGGCCACCGGCGTCGAGCTCCGTTGTGGGGTGTAGACGGTGGAGGACGTGGCCTCCAGCGAACATGGGCCATGGATGGTAGAGGAACTTCTCCTCATCAACTACATTGCCGCCCATGAAGAGTATCGTCTAATACCTCACGAGTATCATCTGGTACCTTGTAAGTATCATAGGACACCTCACAAGAATCATTTGATACCTATAGGTATCACCGATATTATAAGTATGGCGTGGTATCTCGCAAGTATCATCTGATACttcgcaagtatcacctgatacttCATAGGAATCATTTGATACCCACCGGTATACACAAATATCATGTGGTGCCTCGCAAGCATCACCTGACAACTCACATGAATCATCCAATACTCACCGGTATTATAACCTGATACTCATTGGTACTTCCTCTATCCAAAAGTCATCTATTTCTTTTTGCATCAATATCAAGGAGCAATTAATTCAGTCACCATATGATAAAACCAATggacatgcaaccaataagtgcCAAAATGGCTTCTTGAGTTccgatcaacaatttaattcaGCACATAGTGATTATAAATATGGCTTAGACTTTTGAAAAAACCAAAGAATGGAATaggtcttagacttttggatggagggagtatcagtaCGTGATACCTCGCATATATTATCCTGTTCGAATGGGATCCTGTGATATAAAAgcccccgcaaaaaaaatatcattgccCACCCATCACTGCCAGTTCGTTGTGATGCTAGCCTGAGGCAATGGCAAAGGCAAAGAGATGGTAGAGCCGAGAGAGATTGGAGGTGGGATGCAGAGCGGCTGGCTCACGGTCTCTTTgcaagagaaagaggaggcagaggaagaagatggagaaaGGGGCAAAATGGATTTTCATATGTTGAATCCACGCTAGCATACCTACATATCATACCACATATGCAaaagtgaaaaataaaaaagtgaaTTGCTCGGTTGggaagcagtcggtatatcacatCGCATAAGGTATGTCATCAAATTAAGCCACTCGGTTGGCTAAGATTATagttcttgactatatgtttagttgtttaccaaggctacacctattaggtgcatctattcGATGCACCTATTTATTCATCTATTCGATACACCTAtttatttaatctatttgaCAAGCCCTCCATGACTTCTTTGCAAGATATCAAAATGAGGTTTCAAGAAGTAAGCACTCGCGAAGCCTTCACAGGGAAGATGAAGCCCTCAGTATTGGTCATGAACCACTGAGAAGACTGCAACTTGACTGTGAAgatctcgggggctactgtggtaAATATGGGTACCGGGTACCCACACGGCCAGGTCCATATATTATGTAACAGAGTAGGATTCTGTCATAGTATCACCCTGTGTTAAAAGTTATTAGGACCGGACCGGACGTTGAACCGGTGAAGCCGTCGGCTCATGGTTTGCATGGTTCAACCGGTTGGACCACCGGCTCAACATGGGTCAAATATCTTCACAAACGAGTGCATAGCACAGTGGTAGGAGCTTCGTTCTTCTGACCACAGGTCGGCAGTTCGAGTCCTATGCGCGccttttttctcttatttttctcttctctcaccCATCCCACGTTCCCACTACCTTATCTAAAACCGGCGGTTCAACTGGAAATTGATACCGTATTCAGCTAGTATTCCCAAAAGGAGAGGAGTAGGATATTATCTCTCATCCATCTTCATCAAATTGTGTTGTATATGATATAAATCATAGCTTGTCATAGAAACTTGACACGGTGATGGCGTTTTctcaattaattattaaaatatattaaaatgacaacataatttaaaattttatactaactttacgaaactactaatgtgtaatattcatattgtattttatatatgcgttagttattaattattttaatattaaattttagttatttctaaattatattctatatggactctagatttgtctttcaatatttctaaTTTGTTTAATTCCGAAATTTTGTTATCtgttaattgtatttctatatagattctcgtctttcaatatttcttttttttaattccaaatttttgttatctgtaaattgtatttctatatagattcTAGGCTCTTTTTtcagtattatttatttttaattctgaatttttattatttctaattgtatttctatgtggactctaaactcatatttcaatattctttaatttttaatttcaaatttcagttacttctaaattgaaTTCCTCTATTACTCTTCTTCacgtgtttttaattttgaattttagttatttgtaaattgtatttttatacggactctaaactctacttttaattttattatgtttattctgaattttagttagttttaaattcctatatggactctatactctacttctaatattccttatttttaattccgaatttctattatttcttaattatatttctatctggactctatactcttcttctgatattctttattttttaatttcgaatttcagttatttctaaattgtatttctctaTGGACTGTActctcctctttcaatattctttaatttttaattccgaatttcaactatttcgaaattgtatttctatatggactctatttttctttttctccgattaatatgagaatttctaaacTGTGatagcgaacgtggaggctccatTCTATTcatttaataagttaatagatttttTCCGGCATGCGCACGTGCGTTCGCATGCATGGGAGGGACACGTCCGCACGCATAGGGAGGCGAGGTGGACTTGACCGCTTGAGGCTCTAGTTATATCAGTCAAAACTAACAGTGCAGGCTCCGGTTGATCTCTTTCGATGAGATAAATTCAGTGGCCTAAAATAGCAGGTttaccaatttaaatgaaaattaagggttagatgtttttgtttcttttaccaaaatttatatgatttttgttAGAGCATCACGTGATGATTTAGGAGTTTAGGAAGTTTAAtaagacttttagtatatagtAAGAGATAACCATAATTGCAACAAATAGTACAACTAGCAcccatgagaaaaaaaacctttggccattaagaaaaacaaaaggagatCAAATTCCATAGAAAATTAATTCCATATGTGACCTGAAGATCTCATTATAGTTTTATGCCTCAAAGTTCAAACATGCAAAGAAGTCCTCGGCTTTTCTCCATGGAAGCAAGTTCGAAAATTCTTGCTATCAGACATCTGACGCAACAAAGAAAAATCGGACGGACAAACTACTACCTCCCTATCCACTCCGCACATCCATATGTACTCGTTATAGTgttcttcaaaataatttttcttcttATCTACTTGTCCAATCTGTGATATGATCACactattatatttgttataattaaatctttacaacaagatatcacatcatTGCATTccgatgaaagaaaaatatatgtttcaatccattAAGTTTAATGTTTCAGACGCAATAGCAATATGTTTCAACGTAAATTTTCATTATGTTTCATAGAAAAGTTAAATGTTTCAATAActgaattttttatttcaccatATACAACTCAATGCTTCACGCTGAAAAAGTATGAGACGCTCATGCCTCTACTCCCTCTCATGCCATTCTATTGGCTTACTCCCCAtactgtgcatgcatgcaactattTAATGATCTTAAAAATCTCTTTTCTTCTAAACCACTTATCTGATGAATGATTCGATCACACCGTTgaattcgttataattaaatctttacaataagatatcacataattatattctgatgaaagaaaaacatatgtttaaaacaataaaaactTAATGTTTTTTACGTGATAGCATATATATTTCATCATGTGTTTTTATtgtgtttcaaaaaaatttatatgtttcaGAGGCTGATTTTCTGTTTCACCATGTATAACTTAATGTTGTACCAACggtcaactgaaacatttgaccgtccgattttttttaCGACATTGGACATCTGATTTGTAGCTCTCTCCAAGCAAGTCTTAAAAAGACCATTTAGATGATTTGAGACAactttttctttataaaaaagTATATAGTTAGAATCTTTAAGCATCGTAAAAGATTTTTAACATTTGCAAAAATGGAGATACCCGCGCAATTGTGCGGGCCTCCTTTTAGACAAAATTTTGATTCTGGAGCATCGAAAGTTAACTTAATTTGCTTGCTAGCTACTACCCTATACGATTCGTGCAGACAACAATCTGACCGCTCATAAATTTGTGTGCAAAATTAGTTGGTCGTAATATCGATGATATCAAACCTTGGAAAATAAGCCTCCAGCCTTTGCGTTGCTAAAGTTCTGCTTGACAAGAAATCTTCTTGTTTCCTATCTCACAGGCAGCAGCAAGCATGTGATGGAGAACGACGGCTATGAAAACGTGAATTGTTTCCAAAGCATATATGGCACAGAAGAATAAATAAGGGTCCTCCGTGACAAGAGCCTGGACAAAAGTAAATTTATTAACAGAGGAAGGTAGATGTGAAAAACCCAAattaatttgagagaaaataaTCGAGTGTAGACGCCGGTTGCCCAGAGAAGAAATCGGCAAGCATAACaagaacaaaaatgaaaaaggaagaGGATATTCAGGTTCAAAAGTAGATACATACCTCGAGATCTGATCAACTGCTGTGTCCCGTGCAGTCTCCAAACGTTTGCTCCATGCAAATTAGAGTATGAGGATTTGGGTTGTCTTAGGTGGAACTTCGCTAGACTACAGGTCTGCAGACGCTGCAGCGAGCTTCTGTATTTTGGGTGCTTTGGTGCCCGTAACGCTTGATTCACTCATCTACACTTCCTTTACTTATACCAGAAAAACGAAACGATAAGCCTCAAAATATTGAAAGAGATGGGCAGCGACGACTTACGAGGATCCAAGTCCGAAAGAGCTAGTGGACGAACGTTCGCGGTTAGCCGATCTCGCGAACAGGTGGGGGATCGATACTTCTTCACACACGTATTTGTTTATCTGTTTCCACTTTTATGTGATTAAGGCTGCGTAAGAGATtatttcgttttccgcgcgcacgcttctcgaactactaaatagtgtgtttttttgcaaaaaatttctttaggaaagttactttagaaaatcatattaatccatttttaaagtttaaaatagttaatactcaattaatcatgtgctaatggcttatCTTGTTTTGCGTaccttcccaatctcctcaatcccctccttctcaaacacaccctaagttttcttttttttttctctttcatctTTTACGAGaactggtttttctttttcttttttcaagccGATTGTTTTTCAGATTTCCTTACTCTTATTAACGGAAACTTTTATGTTAACtattttttgaaaacttttcacAGGTAGACTTTCTGATACCCTTTATATATACagatttttcatataaaaaatttatatatatatagactttatgtatataaactctttatatatatagactttatatataaaaactttctatatataaattatatctGCAATTAGAAATTTTAGTgaatattttctttaaaaaaaagtccaacCTAAACAAACttagagaaagaaaaggacgAAGCATTCACAGAATTGATTATAACAGAAACGATAAAATATATGCAAATCATGATTAGGCACGTGATTTAGTACGAAGAAAGG
Proteins encoded in this window:
- the LOC127760562 gene encoding putative disease resistance protein RGA3, producing MEASLVSGILNIVGNNLAPLVIKEFSSMAGVTKDLQELQDLVEEINNWLQTVGDKAMRNDRSSNWLKKLKDAAYDAEDLVHEFHIEAEKHEENVVGVKNVIVKHFWTKPKSVVFEFKTAHKIKAIKKRFDEIVKGRSCYSTIANSIPVDRPAQHISKTIGEVPHWTIVDETSIFGRDKEKNWVISKLTESSIQQNIKIISVIGLGGSGKTTLAKLVFNDGNTIKQHFELILWVHVS
- the LOC127776763 gene encoding disease resistance protein RGA2-like, with the translated sequence MDDVWTEDHTHWEQFMVHLKSGAPGSSILLTTRSRKVAEAVDSTYTFDMPFLSEDDSWKVFEQNLGSAAIGLDPEFVQVGTEIVKKCSGVPLAIKVLAGVLRGMKGIEEWQSIRDSNLLDVEDKESKVFACLSLSYFHLPRHLKQCFIHCSIFPRGYVITRRLLISQWIAHGFIPTNQAQQPEDVGIGYFDSLLKVGFLQDQDEDHFQLGRDKVTCKMHDLVHDLSRKILQDEFVSKIETIDQTKKCRYLSLTSCSGKVDRKLYGKVRAFYVSRCKLASKKTMKKQRCIRSVILKYINIDSLPLFVSNFEYMGYLEISNVDCEALPDAISHCWNLQALHVINCTRLANLPESIGKVKKLRTLELDCAWNVRSLPQSIGDCDNLGSLYIHSCDIKDMPNSIEKLENLRVLSVVCCTDLRQLLPSEPFGKLRNLRTITLTDCWALEHLPQCITLLGHLQYLDLSSCTKLRELPEGIGALKKLEVLNLERCKRLRGLPAGCGQLIRVQQLGLFVIGDRTKHARISELEKLDKLNGELQIKNIKHVKDPFDAEMVHLKRKNDIRKLSLDWSSRWEFGARHMEEKLSVEERTEEELLNMKNDLDLLNNLEPPLEIEELTVIGYRGLQLPRWMTKQWDSCDLKYMHMLKQSNPPQFCQLTKLVLVNLPNLEHLWGLADLPRIKTLELREMPKLIELLTTTIGLENREEEDQVQCCFPDLSTLVISDCPRLIVKPYFPDSLKNLTLEGSHEQLLSSGCFFHPHHAAHGHGNESSSSSCIVDVKYPHLTELKLGRLIGSSSGWEMLRHLTGLRTLEISECRDLRYLPESMRSLTCLHRLAIDRCKNLCVLPEWLGELQSLQDLRFENLPIITSIAPQSIQRLTCLQVLHIMSCHALQQLPEQLGELCSLRALHLCDLPGVTCLPESMQRLASLQYLILVHCDALTHLPEWLGELSALQMFSIHGCSGLTSLPQSIQRLTGLGALCIRCCPTLVRRCKEGVGEDWHLVSHIPDLLLRDN